The Clarias gariepinus isolate MV-2021 ecotype Netherlands chromosome 4, CGAR_prim_01v2, whole genome shotgun sequence genome window below encodes:
- the tm9sf1 gene encoding transmembrane 9 superfamily member 1 codes for MMATLGSITGSWLLLLCLFPQVSYTATYKEGEPMVLYVNKVGPYHNPQETYHYYTLPVCRPKEVHHKALSLGEVLDGDRMAESLYKINFRENTEKQTLCQLTLSEKEVDQLREAIEELYYFEFVLDDIPIWGFVGYMEESGFLPHSHKVGLWTHLDFNIEYNGNSVIFANVSVKDVKPVPLEEGAGEGANHNNGGLLVTHTYSVHWFESPLPYARRAERLRDYSFFPKTLEIHWLSIINSLVLVVLLLGFVIIILMRVLKNDFARYNVEEDGSCDDLDQGDNGWKIIHTDVFRFPPYKILLCAVLGVGTQFLTLATGIIIMALLGMFNVHRHGAINSAAIVLYALTSCVSGYCSCSFYTQIHGQRWVWNIILTSTLFSAPLFLTWSVVNSVHWWSGSTQALPATTVLLLLGAWVLVGFPLTVIGGIVGKNRSGSFQAPCRTRNIPRQIPAQPWYKHTAVHMAIGGFLPFSAISVELYYIFATVWGREQYTLYGILLCVFAILLSVGACISVALTYFLLSGEDYRWWWRSILSTGSTGLFIFAYSLFYYWNRSSMSGLVQSTEFFGYSFLTAFVFSLMLGTVSFWASLTFIRYIYRSLKMD; via the exons ATGATGGCGACTCTTGGCTCGATCACGGGCTCTTGGCTCCTTCTCCTGTGCCTGTTTCCACAAGTGTCCTACACAGCCACTTATAAAGAAGGGGAGCCCATGGTTCTTTACGTGAATAAAGTGGGGCCTTATCATAACCCCCAGGAAACCTATCATTATTATACACTCCCCGTCTGCAGACCCAAAGAG GTGCACCATAAAGCCTTAAGTCTGGGAGAGGTTTTGGATGGTGACAGGATGGCAGAGTCTTTATACAAAATCAACTTCAGGGAAAACACAGAAAAGCAAACACTATGTCAGCTTACACTGTCGGAGAAAGAG gTGGATCAGTTGAGAGAAGCAATCGAAGAGCTATATTACTTTGAATTTGTTCTGGATGATATTCCAATCTGGGGATTTGTGGGATACATggaagaaagtggttttctgcCTCACAGTCACAAG gttGGCTTGTGGACCCACTTAGACTTCAACATTGAGTATAATGGAAACTCTGTGATCTTTGCCAACGTGTCCGTTAAAGATGTGAAGCCGGTGCCTTTGGAGGAGGGAGCAGGCGAAGGTGCAAACCACAATAACGGGGGTCTCTTGGTGACCCACACCTACAGTGTCCACTGGTTCGAAAGTCCCTTGCCCTATGCGCGCAGAGCCGAGCGCCTCCGAGACTACTCCTTCTTCCCGAAGACGCTGGAGATCCATTGGCTGTCCATCATTAACTCGTTGGTGCTGGTGGTGCTGCTGCTAGGCTTcgttatcatcatcctcatgaGGGTGTTAAAGAATGACTTTGCAAG atatAACGTAGAAGAAGACGGGAGCTGTGACGATCTGGATCAGGGGGACAACGGCTGGAAGATCATTCACACAGACGTCTTTCGGTTTCCTCCCTACAAAATCTTGCTGTGCGCCGTGCTTGGAGTAGGAACGCAGTTTCTCACCCTGGCCACCG GAATTATCATCATGGCACTGCTGGGGATGTTTAACGTGCATCGACATGGAGCCATCAACTCTGCGGCGATCGTATTGTATGCACTGACTAGCTGTGTATCTGGGTACTGCTCATGTAGCTTCTACACGCAGATCCACGGTCAGCGCTGGGTTTGGAACATCATCCTCACCTCCACGCTTTTCTCTG CGCCTCTCTTTCTGACTTGGAGTGTAGTAAACTCTGTACACTGGTGGAGCGGTTCCACTCAGGCACTCCCTGCGACTACAGTGCTCCTGTTGCTAGGTGCTTGGGTGCTGGTTGGGTTCCCGCTTACAGTGATTGGAGGGATCGTGGGTAAAAACCGGTCTGGCAGCTTTCAGGCACCGTGCCGCACACGCAACATTCCACGTCAGATTCCAGCACAACCGTGGTATAAACACACGGCTGTGCACATGGCCATCGGGGGATTCCTGCCTTTCAG CGCCATCTCCGTGGAGCTCTACTACATATTTGCGACCGTGTGGGGTCGGGAGCAGTACACGCTGTACGGCATCCTGCTGTGCGTCTTTGCCATCCTGCTGTCCGTGGGAGCGTGCATCTCTGTGGCCCTCACCTACTTCCTGCTTTCGGGTGAAGATTATCGCTGGTGGTGGCGAAGCATCCTGAGCACCGGGTCCACCGGCCTGTTCATATTCGCGTACTCTCTCTTCTACTACTGGAACCGATCGAGCATGAGCGGTCTGGTGCAGAGCACAGAGTTTTTCGGCTATTCCTTTCTCACCGCGTTCGTCTTCTCACTCATGCTCGGGACCGTTTCGTTCTGGGCCTCGCTCACGTTTATTCGTTACATCTATCGCAGCCTGAAAATGGACTGA
- the nanog gene encoding homeobox protein NANOG produces the protein MADWKVPVSYNYSPSYHAYAYGLMYPQPHEQAHPNMSWAEHAYGSSVGLTGGYYTSQPPSSSQTPPGSPDFTTPSSEAQYPGSVVYYADSKGHTQTGRLFLSHNRVQFDHVSKEQERAGSDTPSDSEGHTPDSWSSGSSREGSAAPVDLDLSEWTKKERTHELDTGSPEVVSSSLSAPSEEPNCMSVERDCGLPAVSTVPPSPEPVSAPHPRKAKARTAFSEEQMSALNDRFNMQRYLTPAEMKTLAGLTGLTYKQVKTWFQNRRMKLKRHQKDNSWVTERYITTGIPNAQTTHSQFQVDAPILTQNLYNNSQLRDAVFKKSPPQTPSFYLNYPRPLSPSQVSPRSQGTWRLPPAVQHYEFLNPSSYVSAGGNVGTSDAGTVDPGSSPTQMATVHNATHWSS, from the exons ATGGCGGACTGGAAGGTGCCGGTGAGCTACAACTACAGTCCGTCGTACCACGCTTACGCGTACGGGTTGATGTACCCGCAGCCACACGAGCAAGCACACCCTAACATGAGCTGGGCAGAGCATGCTTACGGCTCCTCTGTAGGGCTGACCGGGGGCTACTACACCTCACAGCCGCCCTCCTCCTCTCAAACTCCACCCGGAAGTCCGGACTTCACCACCCCGAGCTCTGAGGCGCAGTACCCGGGCTCGGTGGTGTACTACGCAGACTCGAAGGGACACACGCAGACCGGCCGTCTGTTCCTCTCGCACAACCGGGTCCAGTTTGATCACGTGAGTAAGGAGCAGGAGCGAGCAGGCAGTGACACGCCGAGCGACTCCGAGGGACACACACCAG ATTCCTGGAGTTCGGGGAGCAGTCGGGAGGGCAGCGCTGCACCGGTGGATCTGGATCTCTCCGAATGGACTAAAAAAGAGCGGACACATGAGCTGGACACCGGCAGCCCCGAGGTCGTTTCCAGCTCACTGTCCGCCCCATCAGAAGAACCGAACTGCATGAGTGTAGAGAGGGACTGCGGCTTGCCCGCGGTGTCCACAGTCCCGCCGTCCCCTGAGCCGGTCTCCGCGCCGCACCCGCGCAAGGCCAAAGCGCGCACCGCCTTCTCCGAGGAGCAGATGAGCGCCCTGAACGACCGCTTTAACATGCAGAGATACCTCACCCCGGCCGAGATGAAGACTCTAGCAGGGCTCACGGGACTCACCTACAAGCag GTGAAAACCTGGTTTCAAAATCGCAGAATGAAACTAAAGAGGCACCAGAAAGATAACAGCTGGGTAACTGAGCGGTACATCACCACTGGGATTCCAAACGCTCAGACTACACATTCTCAG TTCCAGGTGGATGCCCCAATACTGACCCAGAACCTTTATAACAACTCCCAATTAAGAGATGCTGTGTTTAAGAAGAGCCCTCCACAGACTCCCTCGTTTTACCTGAACTACCCCAGGCCTCTGTCCCCTTCCCAGGTCTCACCCAGGTCTCAGGGGACTTGGCGTCTACCCCCAGCTGTGCAGCACTACGAATTCCTCAATCCTTCCAGCTATGTGTCAGCTGGTGGGAATGTTGGTACCAGTGATGCTGGCACTGTTGATCCAGGCAGCAGCCCTACACAGATGGCCACAGTGCATAACGCCACACACTGGTCATCTTAG
- the ipo4 gene encoding importin-4: protein MSEELERILSQLTLPDNAAIQQATAELKQAFKDPAIIPALCTVMTGSTNPQIRQSAVVMLRMRVKKHWKKIIPDHRESLKAVVLQAFRQETEHTVRYSLAQLSAVMVKHETPDRWPALFTLLTESTNSNNPQDRQVGLLLLSKVVESNPEPFKPHYKQLLQLFGVVLQDVTNTTALYYCILTLTAITAYTGTEEMNLMRSLIPQLLTALKHLIQADQDQASQAMEVFDELLESEVSIVVPHIAEIVRFCLEVSADVSLSNSLRVKALSCIALLVRLKNKAVIKQKLLAPILQVVFPILSATPAPGEEDPEDEESDDGDEDSERPKHFAAQVIDTMALHMPPEKLFSHVMPLTQACLSSENAYQRKGGIMCLAVLAEGCADHIRTKMLSSMLETVCRSLSDSSQVVRSAALFALGQFSEYLQPEVSKYHAELMPLLLGYLSSLNEGKIGHVTKAFYALENFIENLDDDIQSYLPTLMETMLSALNNSVNLKLKELAVSAIGAIANAAKEMLVPYFPPVIESLKGFLIDTRDEMRPLQTQALDTLSVLARTVGKDVFGPLAAECVQLGLKLTDAVDDPDLRRCTYSLFSAVSTISSESIDPHLTAITTLMLMSLKSTEGVTAHVEEDKQFVLLDDDDDDNDDEGDAVLEEDGENEVEDVAGFSVENAYIDEKEDACDALGEIAFNTGAAFQPFLESSFEQVFGLCDFPHENVRKAAFGALGQFCRAQHKVWQENPTEANRQALHKLLDVVIPCFLEAVKQERERQVVMGVLEAMNSVIKMCKGEALQTPQRLAEVSHAIRDVLKKKTVCQDGGGDEGDDDEQQAEYDAMLQEFAGEGIPVLASAVPADTFYSHLNDLLPLIMNKAKSSCTVADRSFSVGTLSETLHSLAGVSGGRAIAEKLSNRLLPVFVSGVKDSDAEVRNNSVFGLGALAQAAGPLISSHYPMMLSVFSNMLVKESDRRVIDNLCAALCRMITSHTEGVPLEQVFPALLDCLPLKEDLEENKTVYSCLAFLYSHNPALVVSHMKPILSAAAQVLGTKDIDAETQNTLVMLLRDMGQRYSQEFESAVMSLPVEKRTNMTTLVTQS, encoded by the exons ATGTCTGAAGAGTTAGAGCGCATCCTGTCCCAGCTGACTCTCCCTGATAATGCGGCTATTCAGCAG GCCACTGCTGAGCTGAAACAGGCTTTCAAAGACCCGGCTATAATCCCAGCACTATGCACAGTCATGACTGGATCCACAAATCCACAG ATCCGGCAGTCAGCTGTGGTGATGTTGAGAATGCGAGTCAAAAAGCATTGGAAGAAAATTATTCCTGATCATAGAGAGAG TCTAAAGGCTGTGGTCCTGCAAGCTTTCAGACAAGAAACAGA GCACACAGTTCGCTACTCTCTCGCTCAGCTCAGTGCTGTGATGGTGAAACACGAAACACCCGACCGCTGGCCCGCTCTGTTCACACTACTGACTGAATCCACCAACAGCAACAACCCTCAGGACAGACAG GTCGGTCTGTTGTTGCTGAGCAAAGTTGTGGAATCAAACCCTGAGCCCTTCAAGCCTCACTACAAGCAGCTGCTGCAACTGTTTGGCGTTGTGCTCCAGGATGTGACCAACACTACCGCCTTGTACTATTGCATCCTCACCCTGACTGCCATCACAGCTTACACTGGCACAGAGGAGATG aATCTGATGCGCTCGTTAATCCCCCAACTGTTAACTGCTCTAAAACACCTCATTCAGGCTGACCAG GACCAGGCCAGTCAGGCGATGGAGGTGTTTGATGAGTTGTTGGAGAGCGAGGTCTCGATCGTGGTTCCACACATCGCTGAAATTGTTCGCTTTTGTTTGGAG GTGAGCGCTGATGTTTCCCTTAGCAATTCTCTCCGTGTCAAGGCCCTGTCCTGTATTGCCCTCCTCGTTAGACTCAAGAACAAG GCTGTAATAAAGCAGAAGCTTCTGGCACCGATCCTGCAAGTCGTGTTTCCTATTTTGAGCGCCACACCTGCACCTGGAGAGGAGGACCCTGAGGATGAGGAGAGCGATGACGGAGATGAGGACAGTGAGAGACCCAAACACTTTGCTGCTCAG gTGATCGACACGATGGCTCTTCATATGCCGCCTGAAAAACTTTTCAGCCATGTG ATGCCCCTGACTCAGGCCTGCCTGTCCAGTGAGAATGCTTATCAGAGAAAAGGGGGGATCATGTGCCTCGCCGTGCTGGCAGAGGGTTGTGCAGACCACATTCGTACCAA gatGCTGTCGTCTATGCTGGAGACAGTGTGTCGCAGTCTGTCTGACAGCAGCCAGGTCGTGCGCAGTGCGGCACTTTTCGCTCTGGGTCAGTTCTCTGAATACCTGCAG CCGGAGGTCAGTAAGTATCACGCGGAGCTGATGCCCCTGTTACTAGGATACCTGTCTTCTCTGAACGAGGGGAAAATCGGACATGTCACCAAGGCTTTCTATGCTCTGGAGAACTTCATAGAGAACCTGG ATGATGATATTCAGTCTTACCTGCCTACTCTTATGGAGACCATGCTATCCGCCCTGAACAACTCGGTCAACCTTAAGCTTAAGGAGCTTGCTGTCAGTGCTATAGGAGCCATCG caaatgCTGCCAAAGAGATGTTGGTGCCCTACTTCCCTCCTGTGATAGAAAGCTTGAAGGGTTTCCTAATAGACACGCGTGATGAAATGAGACCGCTGCAGACCCAGGCCTTGG ACACACTGTCCGTGTTGGCCCGCACTGTTGGTAAGGATGTCTTCGGTCCATTGGCTGCGGAGTGTGTGCAGCTGGGTCTGAAGCTTACTGATGCTGTAGATGATCCGGATCTGCGCCGCTGCAC GTACAGCCTGTTCTCAGCCGTGTCCACAATCAGTTCAGAAAGTATTGACCCTCACCTTACTGCGATCACCACGCTGATGCTCATGTCCCTAAAATCTACAGAGGGTGTGACG GCTCATGTAGAGGAGGACAAGCAGTTTGTTCTattggatgatgatgatgacgacaatgatgatgaaggtgatgctGTATTGGAGGAAGATGGAGAGAATGAGGTTGAGGATGTTGCTGG ttTCAGTGTGGAAAATGCTTACATTGATGAGAAGGAGGATGCTTGTGATGCCCTGGGGGAAATCGCCTTTAACACCGG tgctgCATTTCAGCCCTTCTTGGAGTCGAGCTTTGAGCAGGTCTTTGGTCTCTGTGAT tttcCACACGAGAACGTGAGAAAAGCAGCCTTTGGTGCCCTGGGCCAATTCTGTCGAGCTCAGCATAAAGTCTGGCAGGAAAATCCTACTGAGGCTAATCGTCAGG cgCTGCATAAACTGCTGGATGTGGTGATTCCCTGCTTCCTCGAGGCAGTGAAGCAGGAGCGTGAGCGACAAGTAGTGATGGGAGTTTTGGAGGCCATGAACAGCGTTATCAAAATGTGCAAAGGTGAAGCTTTGCAGACGCCCCAAAGATTAGCTGAAGTCAGTCATGCCATCCGAGATGTGCTGAAGAAGAAG ACTGTCTGTCAGGACGGAGGAGGTGATGAAGGAGATGATGACGAACAACAG GCCGAGTACGATGCCATGCTGCAGGAGTTTGCTGGGGAGGGAATTCCTGTCCTCGCTTCAGCCGTACCAGCGGACACGTTTTATTCTCACCTCAATGATCTTCTGCCTCTGATTATGAACAAAGCT AAGTCTTCGTGCACCGTGGCAGACCGGTCCTTTTCTGTAGGCACACTCAGCGAGACGCTGCATTCTTTGGCCGGTGTATCCGGGGGTAGGGCCATCGCAGAAAAGCTGTCCAATCGGCTGCTGCCGGTGTTCGTTAGTGGTGTTAAAGACAGCGATGCAGAGGTGCGCAATAACAGTGTGTTCGGCCTGGGAGCTCTGGCACAGGCCGCCGGACCGCTCATCTCCTC TCATTACCCCATGATGTTGTCTGTCTTCTCCAACATGCTGGTCAAAGAGTCAGACAGGAGAGTGATCGATAATCTGTGTGCTGCACTTTGCCGGATGATCACGAGCCACACCGAGGGAGTACCACTAGAGCAG GTCTTTCCTGCTCTTCTGGATTGTCTTCCTCTTAAAGAAGACCTCGAGGAGAATAAGACTGTCTACAGTTGCCTGGCTTTCCTCTACTCCCATAACCCAGCACTG